Part of the Micromonospora rhizosphaerae genome is shown below.
GGCTGGGGCGGAACGCTGTCCCCGGCCGAATGCCCTCGCGGCACGCCCCGGTCCAGGGCCGCCCGCGGCGGACCTTGTTCCATTTCCGACCACGCCTCTGATCATTCGACAAGCGTCGAGGTGGACTCCATGAATGCATACATTGCCGACCGGCGGATCCAGGGCAGGCCGTGTTCTTCTGTTGTGCGAGGCGCGCGGTGAGGGTGGTGGTGGCGTCGGAGTCGCGTTTCGCGCGCACTCCTGACGGGCGGGTGTGGACCCGGTCCGGCCCTGGCTACTCCGTATGGGCGCGCTACCTGATGGCCTTCGACGCGGTGCGGATCGTGGCGCGAGTCAGGGACGTCGCCTCGTTACCCGACGGCGCCTACTCCGTTGATGGTCCGGACGTCGAGGTATGGCCGGTGCCCTACTACCAGGGCCCCCGCCAGTACCTGATGAAACGCAGGAGCATCCGCCGAGCCGTCACGGCCGCGGTTGGGCCTCATGACGCATACATCCTCCGCGTTCCAGGTCAAATTGCCACCGTCCTCAGTGATGAGCTACGGCGCCGTCGGCAGCCGTACGCCCTCGAGGTGATCGGCGATCCGTACGAGGAGTTCGCGCGGGGCGCGGCCGATCATCCACTCCGACCGGTTTTCCGTCGCGTCTTCACCTCACGGATGGTGGAGCAATGCCGATTCGCCGCAGCCGCTTCGTATGTGACCGAAGCATCCTTGCAGTCCAAGTACCCTGTCCGTGCCGGCGCCCCCGCCATAGCCTGCTCCGATGTCGATCTTGCCGCGGCGGCCTATGCCCCGTCTTCGCGGCCGGCGAGCGTGTTTCAGGGCGCCCACCGGCTGGTCTCGGTAGGAATGCTGGAGCAGCAGTCCAAAGGAGTCGATGTACTCATCGCCGCGGTTGCCCGGCTCGCGGCGAGCCGCCCAGCCCTCCATCTCGTCCATGTCGGGGATGGCAGGCTCCGACCGCAGCTCGAACGCATGGCGGCGGACCTGGGGATCTCCGGTCGGATCACGTTCGCCGGCGCCCTACCCGCCGGCGATGCGGTACGAGACAAGCTTGACGCGGGCGATCTTTTCGTCATGCCGTCACGTATCGAAGGTCTGCCTCGGGCCCTCGTTGAAGCAATGGCCAGAGCCCTCCCAGCAATCGGTTCAGCGGCGGGCGGCATACCGGAGGTCCTGCCGAGACATGCCCTGGTGCCCCCAGGCGACCCCGCCCGGTTGGCGGAATCAATCGATCGCATGTTGGCGGACCCGGAGCGGATGTCCAAGGAATCGGCACGAAATCTCGCACGGGCAGGGGACTTTTCGGCAGAGATCCTGCAGGCGAGTTGGCGCCGCTTCTACGAGGCTGTTCGCGATGTCTCCCTGCGTCCGGCGTCCACCGTCGCCAACAAGGTGTAACACAGTGAGGACGGAGAACTGTATGACCGCGGCGCGGCAGATCAGCATCATCGGGACGGGTTCGTACGTCCCAGAGCGTGCGGTGCCGAACGAGCGGATCGGTGAACTCGTCGGCGTCACCGCCGACTGGATCGAGCGCAAGACGCACATCCAGGAACGGAGGTTCGCCGCGCCGGGCCAGGCGGCGTCGGACCTGGCCGCGGCGGCGGCAGTCCGCGCCCTGTGCGACGCGGGCCTCGAGGCGAGCCGAATGGACTACCTCATCGTCGCCACGTCCACCGGGGATTCACCTCAACCACCCACCGCCCACCTCGTGCAACGCGTCCTCGGCGCGTCGAACGCCGCCTGCCTCGACCTGAACGTGGTCTGCGCCGGTTTCGTGTACGCGCTCGACGTCGCCCGGGCCCTGGTGGCGACGCGTCCCGGCGCGCACGCGCTCGTCGTCGGTGTGGACGTCTATTCCCGGACCCTCGACTTCCGGGACCGGGCGACCGCGGTGCTCTTCGGCGACGGTGCCGGAGCGGCAGTGGTGGGCCCGGCCTCGGACGAGTACGGACTCATCGACTTCGAGTTGACCAGCTGTGGCGACGCATGCCAGCTCATCCGGATCGAGGCCGGCGGATCGCGTCGGCCCGCATCGCCGCAGACGGTTGCCGCTGGTGAGCACTTCTTTCGCATGCAGGGTCGGGCAGTCCGGGAGTTCGTCGCCGAGCACGTCCCGCCGGCCCTTGCCACGCTGCTCGCCCGCAACGATGTGCTGCCGAGCATGGTCGAGCATTTCGTACCGCATCAGGCCAACGGCGTCATGCTCGACGAACTGGTGAAGCACGTCGGCCTCACCGAGGCGGTCGTGCACCGCACCCTCGAACGGTACGGCAACACCGGATGCGCATCGGTCGCTGTGACGCTCGACGAAGCCAGTCGATCTGGCGCGTTGCGTGCCGGCGACCTCGTGCTGCTCACCGCCTTCGGGGGCGGCATGTCGGTCGGAGCCTGCCTGCTGCGCTGGTCGGATTCAGCCAGCGCTCGTGGGTTTGCGCAACCGGCCGGACCGCTCCGGCTGGCGGACCTGTTGGGCCTGAACCCCGTGTGACGGTCACCGCCGACGGCTGAGCCGGCAAGGCGGCGCGGGACACCGGTTCGAACGCCCGCGAGCCGCTCGTCAGCTCGCGTACGTCACTCCAGAGAAAGCGGGGCGGCCGACCTTCCCAGGTTCGGCCGCCCCGCCGCCGGCGTCCCGGCCGCTTACGCACGGGCCACTGCCTCCGCGGCCTGCCACTGGTTCACCAGAGGCGCGGGGGAGGAACGCATCTGCGTGCCGCAGACCCGTTCCACGTACTCCTCCGCGTCCGGTAGGGCGTCGAAGTCGGACCGGAGCGCCGCGACCCGGATCAGGTCGTGCC
Proteins encoded:
- a CDS encoding glycosyltransferase — protein: MRVVVASESRFARTPDGRVWTRSGPGYSVWARYLMAFDAVRIVARVRDVASLPDGAYSVDGPDVEVWPVPYYQGPRQYLMKRRSIRRAVTAAVGPHDAYILRVPGQIATVLSDELRRRRQPYALEVIGDPYEEFARGAADHPLRPVFRRVFTSRMVEQCRFAAAASYVTEASLQSKYPVRAGAPAIACSDVDLAAAAYAPSSRPASVFQGAHRLVSVGMLEQQSKGVDVLIAAVARLAASRPALHLVHVGDGRLRPQLERMAADLGISGRITFAGALPAGDAVRDKLDAGDLFVMPSRIEGLPRALVEAMARALPAIGSAAGGIPEVLPRHALVPPGDPARLAESIDRMLADPERMSKESARNLARAGDFSAEILQASWRRFYEAVRDVSLRPASTVANKV
- a CDS encoding 3-oxoacyl-ACP synthase III family protein translates to MTAARQISIIGTGSYVPERAVPNERIGELVGVTADWIERKTHIQERRFAAPGQAASDLAAAAAVRALCDAGLEASRMDYLIVATSTGDSPQPPTAHLVQRVLGASNAACLDLNVVCAGFVYALDVARALVATRPGAHALVVGVDVYSRTLDFRDRATAVLFGDGAGAAVVGPASDEYGLIDFELTSCGDACQLIRIEAGGSRRPASPQTVAAGEHFFRMQGRAVREFVAEHVPPALATLLARNDVLPSMVEHFVPHQANGVMLDELVKHVGLTEAVVHRTLERYGNTGCASVAVTLDEASRSGALRAGDLVLLTAFGGGMSVGACLLRWSDSASARGFAQPAGPLRLADLLGLNPV